The following are from one region of the Pocillopora verrucosa isolate sample1 chromosome 3, ASM3666991v2, whole genome shotgun sequence genome:
- the LOC131785752 gene encoding cleavage and polyadenylation specificity factor subunit 2, whose protein sequence is MTSIIKLSVLSGAYDEGPLCYLLQVDEFRFLLDCGWNESFNAEIVEPIKKYIHQIDAVLITFPDIYHMGALPYLVGKCGLHCPIYATIPVYKMGQMFMYDLYQSHQNYEEFDVFSLDDVDAAFDKIIQLKYSQNVSLKGKGHGLTITPYAAGHMIGGTMWKIVKDGEEDIIYAVDYNHKKERHLNGAVLETLSRPSLLITDSYNALNVQTRRRERDTQLMNEILTTARRDGNVLIVVDTAGRVLELSQLLDQLWRNSDSGLSAYSLAMLNNVSYNVVEFAKSQVEWMSDKVMKSFEVGRMNPYHFRYCTLCHYMSDLDKIPEPRVVLASVADLTCGFSRELFIKWAENPKNTVVFTSRASPGALARTLIDNLQQKIIDIEVKSRVKLEGEELERYLEKEKEKEKNKPTSDAVDRSHRVTAEESDSDSDEDLDGGVRHDLMMTDEKGGRKSSFFKQARSYPMFPCHEEKIKWDDYGEFIKPEDFMIKELAAAEEEKAKVEQNKKETLDTEAIAGQGEMSKVPTKCVVERKQLNIRCSMVYIDFEGRSDGESIKRILSLVNPRNLILVHGVADATEHLAEYCRQNSSIQVNQVFTPRCGDTVDSTGERYIYQVKLRDALVSSLQFSCARDAELAWVDGQLHMNASESHMGLVLEDGELRDEDEGHEKMETDQSGKEEPADTVPVLEQLPTSSITGHTSVYINEPRLSDFKQVLNKAGIQAEFAGGVLICNNVVAVRRNETGRVGLEGAVCDDYYKIRELLYEQYAVV, encoded by the exons ATGACTTCTATTATCAAGTTGTCAGTTTTGTCTGGAGCGTATGATGAAGGGCCTCTTTGTTACCTTCTTCAAGTCGACGAGTTCAGATTCCTTCTTGACTGCGGTTGGAACGAGTCATTCAACGCAGAGATCGTAGAACCTATAAAGAA GTACATACATCAGATAGATGCTGTACTGATCACATTTCCTGATATATACCACATGGGTGCACTGCCATACTTGGTGGGTAAATGTGGTCTTCACTGTCCAATCTATGCCACTATTCCTGTGTACAAGATGGGTCAGATGTTTATGTATGACCTATATCAG TCACATCAAAACTATGAAGAGTTTGATGTATTTAGCCTGGATGATGTAGATGCTGCCTTTGATAAAATCATTCAGCTTAAGTActctcaaaatgtcagcttgaAAG GTAAAGGCCATGGTTTGACCATAACGCCTTATGCAGCTGGTCACATGATTGGTGGAACCATGTGGAAAATTGTGAAGGATGGTGAGGAGGACATAATTTATGCTGTAGACTACAATCACAAGAAAGAAAG GCATTTGAATGGAGCTGTTTTGGAAACCCTTAGCAGACCATCGTTGCTTATTACAGACAGCTACAATGCACTTAACGTACAAACTAGAAGAAGAGAGAGAGACACCCAGCTAATGA ATGAGATCCTGACTACAGCTAGAAGAGATGGTAATGTACTCATTGTTGTGGATACAGCTGGAAGAGTTTTGGAACTATCTCAACTATTG GATCAGTTATGGCGGAACTCTGATTCAGGTTTATCAGCCTACTCTCTTGCGATGTTGAATAATGTCAGCTACAATGTTGTTGAGTTTGCCAAGTCACAA GTGGAATGGATGAGTGACAAAGTTATGAAATCATTTGAAGTTGGCAGGATGAACCCTTACCACTTTAG ATACTGCACGTTGTGTCATTATATGTCAGACTTGGACAAAATCCCTGAACCAAGGGTTGTTTTAGCATCAGTAGCAGATTTGACATGTGGCTTCTCACGAGAACTTTTCATAAAATGGGCTGAGAACCCCAAAAATACAGTCGTATTTACCAGTCGAGCTTCGCCCGGCGCACTGGCTCGCACTTTGATTGACAACTTACAGCAGAAGATCATCGATATAGAG GTAAAATCACGAGTCAAATTGGAAGGAGAAGAATTAGAGAGATAtctggaaaaggaaaaggagaaagagaaaaacaaacccACATCTGATGCGGTGGACAGAAG TCATCGCGTCACGGCCGAAGAGAGTGATAGTGACAGTGATGAGGATTTGGATGGAGGTGTGAGGCATGATCTCATGATGACAGacgaaaag gGAGGCCGCAAGAGCAGCTTCTTCAAACAAGCTAGATCATATCCTATGTTCCCTTGCCACGAAGAGAAAATCAAATGGGACGATTATGGAGAGTTTATTAA GCCTGAGGATTTCATGATCAAAGAACTGGCAGCAGCAGAAGAAGAAAAGGCCAAAGTG GAGCAGAATAAAAAGGAAACCTTAGACACGGAAGCTATTGCAGGGCAGG GTGAAATGTCAAAAGTGCCAACAAAATGTGTGGTGGAAAGGAAGCAGCTTAACATCAG ATGTTCAATGGTATATATCGATTTCGAAGGAAGGTCAGATGGAGAATCCATCAAGAGAATTCTCTCCCTCGTTAATCCAAGGAATCTT ATTCTCGTGCACGGTGTTGCAGATGCTACAGAACACTTGGCGGAATACTGTCGGCAGAACAGCAGTATTCAGGTGAACCAGGTTTTTACTCCGCGATGTGGTGATACTGTGGATTCCACGGGAGAAAGATACATTTACCAA GTGAAATTGCGAGACGCCCTGGTGAGTTCGTTGCAATTTTCCTGCGCGCGTGACGCAGAACTCGCCTGGGTGGACGGACAGCTACACATGAACGCGTCCGAGTCGCACATGGGACTGGTTTTGGAAGACGGAGAGTTGCGAGACGAGGATGAAGGTCACGAGAAAATGGAAACTGATCAGAGCGGAAAGGAGGAACCAGCAGATACAGTCCCAGTCTTGGAGCAACTACCGACATCTTCG ATTACGGGACACACCTCTGTGTATATAAACGAGCCTCGCCTGTCAGATTTCAAGCAAGTGTTGAACAAAGCCGGTATTCAAGCGGAATTTGCTGGAGGCGTTCTTATCTGCAACAATGTTGTAGCTGTAAGAAGG AACGAGACTGGCCGTGTGGGCTTGGAAGGAGCCGTGTGTGACGACTATTACAAGATCCGGGAGCTTCTGTATGAACAGTACGCTGTGGTGTGA